One genomic window of Luteitalea pratensis includes the following:
- a CDS encoding dihydrofolate reductase family protein, producing MRKVVYGGAMSLDGFIAGPNGEYDWIVMDPDVDFAALMGRFDTFLIGRKTFEAMRGMGGAGKSARGIRNIVCSHTLRPEDCPGATLSDDAVATVADLRAKPGKDISLFGGGELFRSLLAAGLVDEVSVAVIPVLLGGGVPLLPVPADRARLTLTTHRVYEKTGTVRLDYDVVRRKRKK from the coding sequence ATGCGGAAAGTGGTTTATGGCGGCGCCATGAGCCTGGACGGCTTCATCGCCGGACCCAACGGCGAGTACGACTGGATCGTCATGGATCCCGACGTCGACTTCGCGGCGTTGATGGGCCGGTTCGACACGTTCCTGATCGGCCGCAAGACGTTCGAGGCGATGCGCGGGATGGGTGGCGCTGGTAAGTCGGCCAGGGGGATCCGGAACATCGTGTGCTCGCACACACTGCGACCCGAGGACTGTCCCGGGGCAACGCTCAGTGACGATGCGGTGGCGACGGTTGCCGACCTCCGGGCAAAGCCAGGCAAGGACATCTCGTTGTTTGGCGGCGGCGAGCTCTTCAGGAGCCTGCTGGCGGCGGGCTTGGTCGACGAGGTGAGCGTCGCGGTCATTCCGGTGCTGCTCGGCGGTGGCGTGCCGCTGCTGCCGGTGCCGGCCGACCGCGCCCGGCTGACGCTGACCACACACCGTGTGTACGAGAAGACGGGCACGGTGCGGCTCGATTACGACGTGGTTCGACGCAAGCGCAAGAAGTAA